A portion of the Glycine max cultivar Williams 82 chromosome 10, Glycine_max_v4.0, whole genome shotgun sequence genome contains these proteins:
- the LOC100806786 gene encoding 60S ribosomal protein L3 isoform X2 has translation MSHRKFEHPRHGSLGFLPRKRAARHRGKVKAFPKDDPSKAPKLTAFLGYKAGMTHIVREVEKPGSKLHKKETCEPVTIIETPPMVIVGVVGYVKTPRGLRTLNTVWAQHLSEELKRRFYKNWCKSKKKAFTKYSKQYETEEGKKNIEAQLEKLKKYATVVRVLAHTQIRKMKGLKQKKAHIMEIQVNGGSIAQKVDFAYSFFEKQVPIDAVFQKDEMIDIIGVTKGKGYEGVVTRWGVTRLPRKTHRGLRKVACIGAWHPARVSFTVARAGQNGYHHRTELNKKVYKLGKAGDESHSALTEFDRTEKDITPMGGFPHYGVVKDDFIMVKGCCVGPKKRVITLRQSLLKQTSRVALEEIKLKFIDTSSKFGHGRFQTTQEKQKFFGRLKA, from the exons ATGTCTCACAGGAAGTTCGAGCACCCAAGGCACGGTTCACTGGGATTTCTTCCCAGGAAGCGTGCTGCTCGTCACAGGGGAaaag TGAAGGCATTCCCCAAGGATGACCCATCCAAGGCACCCAAGCTCACTGCATTCTTGGGTTACAAGGCCGGTATGACTCACATTGTTAGAGAGGTCGAGAAGCCAGGATCAA AGCTTCACAAGAAGGAAACTTGTGAGCCTGTTACAATTATTGAGACCCCTCCAATGGTTATTGTTGGTGTTGTGGGTTATGTGAAAACTCCACGTGGTCTCCGAACATTGAACACTGTCTGGGCTCAGCATTTGAGTGAGGAATTGAAACGTAGGTTCTACAAGAACTGGTGCAAGTCCAAGAAGAAGGCCTTCACCAAGTACTCTAAGCAGTATGAAACTGAGGAGGGAAAGAAAAACATTGAGGCGCAGCTGGAGAAACTGAAGAAGTATGCTACTGTGGTTCGTGTTTTGGCTCACACTCAG ATCAGGAAAATGAAAGGGTTGAAGCAGAAGAAAGCCCATATCATGGAAATTCAGGTTAATGGTGGTAGTATTGCACAAAAGGTGGACTTTGCATACAGTTTCTTTGAGAAACAGGTTCCTATTGATGCAGTGTTCCAGAAGGATGAGATGATTGACATCATTGGTGTGACCAAGGGTAAAGGTTATGAGGGTGTTGTCACTCGTTGGGGTGTTACCCGCCTTCCCCGTAAGACTCACAGAGGTTTGAGGAAGGTTGCTTGTATTGGTGCCTGGCATCCTGCAAGAGTTTCATTCACTGTTGCCAGGGCTGGTCAGAATGGATACCACCACCGAACTGAGTTGAACAAGAAGGTTTACAAGCTTGGCAAAGCTGGAGATGAATCTCACTCTGCTCTTACTGAGTTTGATAG GACCGAGAAAGACATTACCCCAATGGGTGGTTTCCCTCACTATGGTGTTGTTAAGGATGATTTTATCATGGTCAAGGGATGCTGTGTTGGTCCCAAGAAGAGGGTCATTACATTGCGTCAATCCCTCCTTAAGCAGACTTCTCGTGTTGCTCTTGAGGAGATCAAACTCAAGTTTATCGATACCTCTTCAAAGTTTGGGCATGGTCGCTTCCAGACCACACAGGAGAAGCAGAAGTTCTTTGGACGCCTCAAAGCATAA